One stretch of Rhodospirillales bacterium DNA includes these proteins:
- a CDS encoding XdhC family protein, which yields MNEQTRTLAQALGWLNDGHKVAVATVVDTWGSSPCPAGSLLAIRDDGRFEGSVSGGCIEGSVVSEALAVLDEGRPRLVEYGIPDDRAWEVGLACGGRLSVFVEAAAEPAMVRALVDNPPLALVTDLDSGRHALVDAAGVSGDLTLAPEMVEDARAALAQDRSLRLGANDRNLFATVFSHRSRMIIVGAVHIAQALAPMAALAGFAVTVVDPRLSFASPERFAGFTLSHEWPDEALAAIGVDGQTAVVTLSHDPKLDDPALQAALRSPAFYVGALGSRKTQASRRERLRGLGFGDDDLARIHGPIGLDLGGRRAGEIAVAILAQIIAARYGKAPEGLRSQM from the coding sequence ATGAACGAGCAGACGCGGACGTTGGCGCAGGCGTTGGGGTGGCTGAACGACGGGCATAAGGTCGCCGTGGCCACCGTCGTCGACACCTGGGGGTCGTCTCCCTGCCCTGCAGGAAGCCTGCTCGCCATCCGCGATGACGGGCGCTTCGAGGGCTCCGTCTCCGGCGGCTGCATCGAGGGGTCGGTGGTGTCGGAGGCACTGGCAGTGTTGGACGAGGGGCGGCCGCGCCTCGTGGAGTACGGCATTCCCGATGATCGCGCCTGGGAGGTCGGGCTGGCCTGCGGCGGGCGCCTCAGCGTGTTCGTCGAGGCTGCAGCGGAGCCGGCGATGGTCCGGGCGCTCGTCGACAACCCGCCGCTGGCGCTGGTGACCGATCTCGACAGCGGACGGCACGCGCTGGTCGACGCCGCCGGCGTTTCGGGCGATCTGACGCTCGCACCGGAAATGGTGGAAGACGCGCGAGCCGCCTTGGCGCAGGACCGAAGCCTCCGTCTCGGGGCGAACGACCGCAACCTGTTCGCGACCGTTTTCAGCCACCGGTCGCGGATGATCATAGTCGGCGCCGTCCACATCGCCCAGGCCCTGGCGCCGATGGCGGCGCTTGCCGGGTTCGCCGTTACGGTGGTCGATCCGCGCCTGAGCTTCGCCTCACCGGAGCGCTTCGCAGGATTCACCCTCTCTCACGAGTGGCCCGACGAGGCGCTGGCCGCCATCGGCGTCGACGGCCAGACCGCCGTCGTGACCCTGTCGCACGACCCCAAGCTGGACGATCCGGCCCTGCAGGCGGCGCTCCGTTCGCCGGCCTTCTACGTGGGCGCGCTCGGCAGCCGTAAGACCCAGGCGAGCCGCCGGGAGCGGCTCCGCGGGCTCGGCTTCGGCGATGACGACCTCGCCCGCATCCACGGCCCCATCGGCCTCGACCTGGGCGGCCGCCGGGCGGGC
- a CDS encoding DUF1318 domain-containing protein — MDDDDTGQEDTGQDLLQVSAAQDVGSGGGPVVAAVAVAACCFGPPVHAQSVDQAKAAGQVVERSDGMLAACPGTPAAISALVERINAARLKHYRGIADKTPDATVTQVQALAGVKLQRTAPGGCK; from the coding sequence TTGGACGATGATGACACGGGCCAGGAGGACACGGGCCAGGACTTGCTGCAGGTGTCTGCGGCACAGGATGTTGGGTCTGGCGGTGGGCCGGTCGTTGCCGCGGTGGCCGTCGCAGCGTGCTGCTTCGGCCCTCCGGTTCACGCCCAGAGCGTCGATCAAGCCAAGGCCGCCGGTCAGGTGGTCGAGCGCTCCGACGGCATGCTGGCCGCCTGCCCGGGAACCCCGGCGGCCATCTCCGCGCTGGTGGAACGCATCAACGCGGCGCGGTTGAAGCACTACCGGGGCATCGCCGACAAGACTCCCGACGCGACCGTGACCCAGGTCCAGGCGCTGGCCGGCGTCAAGCTGCAGCGCACCGCACCCGGCGGCTGCAAGTGA
- a CDS encoding YnbE family lipoprotein, producing the protein MTDARNQALMILVLLGSACTPRVALEAPKEPITINMNVKIEHEVRVKVDRELEDLISKNPELF; encoded by the coding sequence ATGACCGACGCACGAAACCAAGCGCTGATGATCCTGGTGCTGCTGGGCTCGGCATGTACGCCGCGGGTCGCGCTGGAAGCGCCGAAGGAGCCGATCACCATCAACATGAACGTCAAGATCGAGCACGAGGTGCGGGTCAAGGTCGACCGGGAACTGGAAGACCTGATCAGCAAGAATCCGGAGTTGTTCTGA
- a CDS encoding YdbH domain-containing protein: MAEGPASEQPAPRRSVLRRAGIAALLVAVAVTALAAAAVAFRRDLAAVAIRRGLADAGVAPAALAVQEADLQRLVVTDLRIGQDRGIAVRRLGLASTPGALLEQRIDRIDVQGLDATIRLSGDGAVIEGLEALPPADDVNGSGGWTVAAIAIEDAAVTVEGPVGARLNIDGEVFAREDTDGYRGAVQFNGVVQIPADDKAEISGSLDFTTSASQVNGTLAVSARLGAADERVQADVSGAWDRDTGIGEAKVTLQPVRFAPGRLQPQVLAPSLALPVTDVNGRVAASGRLTWNGQRLRPDLRIRLDTVSMQAFGARLQDIDGAIRITGFAPLQASSMQAITIGRIEAGVPITDVQLRFDLDDGRRLHITRAAADLLGGRVDQADGWMDLEGPTYRGALDVAGLDLQALLDLAELEAATATGEVSGRIPILFEDGALGIDGGVLATEQPGVLRYTPGASPAALQPQGQGQGLGLALQALENFHYESLQIKVDGGSGRGWTSSVSISGKNPDFMEGYPFVFNINLSGDLDRVVLSGLLGVTLPDRIQDRLNQR, from the coding sequence ATGGCCGAAGGACCCGCAAGCGAGCAACCCGCGCCCAGGCGCAGTGTCCTCCGCCGCGCCGGCATCGCCGCGCTGCTTGTCGCCGTGGCCGTAACGGCTCTTGCGGCCGCGGCGGTGGCGTTCCGCCGCGACCTCGCGGCCGTGGCCATCCGCCGTGGCCTGGCTGACGCGGGCGTGGCGCCGGCGGCGCTGGCCGTGCAGGAGGCGGACCTGCAGCGCCTGGTGGTGACGGACCTTCGCATCGGGCAGGATCGCGGGATCGCCGTCCGCCGCCTCGGGCTCGCCTCGACCCCGGGCGCGTTGCTGGAGCAGCGGATCGACCGGATCGACGTGCAGGGTCTCGATGCCACGATTCGTTTGAGCGGGGATGGCGCCGTCATTGAGGGACTCGAGGCTCTTCCGCCGGCAGACGATGTGAACGGCAGCGGCGGCTGGACGGTCGCGGCGATCGCGATCGAGGACGCAGCCGTCACCGTCGAGGGCCCGGTCGGCGCCCGGCTCAACATCGACGGCGAAGTGTTTGCGCGCGAGGACACCGACGGGTACCGCGGCGCGGTGCAGTTCAACGGCGTCGTCCAGATTCCCGCCGACGACAAGGCCGAGATCAGCGGCAGTCTCGACTTCACGACCTCGGCGTCGCAGGTCAACGGCACCCTAGCCGTCAGCGCCCGACTCGGCGCCGCCGATGAGCGCGTGCAGGCCGATGTTTCCGGAGCCTGGGATCGCGACACCGGTATCGGCGAGGCCAAGGTCACGCTGCAACCCGTCCGCTTTGCGCCCGGCAGGCTGCAGCCGCAGGTCCTTGCGCCATCGCTCGCGCTGCCGGTCACCGACGTGAACGGCCGGGTGGCGGCGAGCGGCCGGCTGACCTGGAACGGCCAGCGGCTGCGACCGGATCTGCGGATCCGGCTCGATACCGTCTCGATGCAGGCATTCGGCGCGCGCCTGCAGGACATCGACGGCGCCATCCGCATCACCGGCTTCGCCCCGCTGCAGGCGTCGTCCATGCAGGCGATCACCATCGGCCGCATCGAGGCGGGCGTGCCGATCACCGACGTCCAGCTTCGCTTCGACCTCGACGACGGCCGGCGACTCCACATCACGCGCGCCGCGGCAGATCTTCTCGGCGGCCGCGTGGATCAGGCCGACGGGTGGATGGACCTGGAGGGCCCAACGTACCGCGGCGCCCTCGACGTCGCCGGATTGGACCTGCAGGCCTTGCTGGATCTGGCGGAATTGGAAGCGGCGACGGCGACCGGCGAGGTCAGCGGTCGCATCCCCATCTTGTTCGAGGATGGCGCGCTCGGCATCGACGGCGGCGTGCTGGCGACCGAGCAGCCGGGGGTGCTGCGCTACACGCCTGGCGCGTCGCCGGCCGCGCTGCAGCCACAGGGGCAGGGTCAGGGGCTCGGCCTTGCCCTGCAGGCGCTGGAGAACTTCCACTACGAGTCCCTGCAGATCAAAGTCGACGGCGGCTCCGGTCGCGGCTGGACCAGCAGCGTCAGTATCTCTGGCAAGAACCCGGATTTCATGGAAGGATATCCGTTCGTGTTCAACATCAATCTGAGCGGCGATCTCGATCGGGTCGTGTTGAGCGGGCTATTGGGCGTGACGCTCCCGGACCGGATCCAGGACAGGCTAAACCAGAGATGA
- a CDS encoding TRAP transporter permease, which translates to MADERADLDKEIGETQAVVRGEHTVAGRIVFWAGIATSLAHLYFNTLGTLSELWTSAIHFGTFGFLCALSFPLIATRKPGLQRALLPVDFVIGLLALLSVVYLIWNEQALFERGVTFLWRDWMVSILGIVLAIEFTRRTTGWLIPVLIIISLTYVAWWGRYVGGVFQFPGLTVETVLFRNFFGTDGMFGTIARISSTYVFMFILFGAFLVRSGAGDFIINLARSVAGRFVGGPGLVAVIGSGLMGSISGSAVANTVSTGVITIPLMKKAGYKARFAAGVEASASTGGQLMPPVMGAGAFIMASYTGIPYLTIIAVAALPALMYFLSVAFWVRIEAKRKAIGGMEEDDNPRFLDVIRDGGHSLIPIAVLIALLIYGFTPTYAAGFSIVSVVIASWLSPQRMGPWAILEALALGARNMISVAVLLVAVGLIVNVIGTTGIGNTFSLMVTDWAGGSLIITLVLVALASLVLGMGLPVTAAYIVLGTLSAPAIYELIVQSHLIEAVASGAVPEAARAVLMLIDPQAAGALGTPMAPDHAAALIDKIPPDMKGMVIQQTLDAALLTTALLSAHMIIFWLSQDSNVTPPVCLTAFAAAAIAGTPAMATGLTAWKIAKGLYIVPLLFAYTPFLSGDVIAALTIFVFGTAGIYALTAALQGYAEAPLGWVMRILFAALGVVLLWPLGLWIHLAGAAVFVLLMLLNLKLAGRGRPATPRLS; encoded by the coding sequence ATGGCGGATGAACGCGCGGATCTCGACAAGGAGATTGGCGAGACGCAGGCGGTGGTGCGCGGCGAGCATACCGTCGCCGGCCGCATCGTGTTCTGGGCGGGGATCGCCACATCCCTCGCCCACCTCTATTTCAACACTCTCGGCACTCTCTCCGAGCTGTGGACCTCGGCCATCCACTTCGGCACTTTCGGCTTCCTGTGCGCCCTCTCCTTCCCGCTGATCGCGACGCGGAAGCCGGGATTGCAGCGGGCGCTGCTGCCGGTCGACTTCGTGATCGGACTGCTGGCGTTGCTGTCCGTGGTCTATCTCATCTGGAACGAGCAGGCACTGTTCGAACGCGGCGTCACCTTCCTGTGGCGCGACTGGATGGTCTCCATCCTCGGCATCGTGCTCGCCATCGAGTTCACCCGCCGCACCACCGGCTGGCTGATTCCGGTGCTGATCATCATTTCGCTCACGTATGTCGCCTGGTGGGGGCGCTATGTCGGCGGCGTCTTCCAGTTTCCGGGGCTGACGGTCGAGACGGTGCTGTTCCGTAATTTCTTCGGCACCGACGGCATGTTCGGCACCATCGCCCGCATTTCTTCCACCTACGTGTTCATGTTCATTCTATTCGGCGCGTTCCTGGTGCGCTCCGGCGCCGGCGACTTCATCATTAACCTGGCGCGGAGCGTGGCCGGCCGTTTCGTCGGCGGTCCCGGCCTGGTAGCCGTAATCGGCTCCGGGCTGATGGGCTCGATCTCCGGCTCGGCCGTCGCCAACACCGTCTCCACCGGCGTCATCACCATCCCGCTCATGAAGAAAGCCGGCTACAAGGCCCGCTTCGCCGCCGGCGTCGAAGCGTCGGCGTCGACCGGCGGCCAGTTGATGCCGCCGGTGATGGGCGCCGGCGCCTTCATCATGGCGAGCTACACCGGTATTCCCTACCTCACCATCATCGCCGTCGCCGCCCTGCCGGCGCTGATGTACTTTCTGTCCGTCGCGTTCTGGGTGCGCATCGAAGCCAAGCGCAAGGCCATCGGCGGCATGGAGGAAGACGACAACCCGCGCTTCCTCGACGTTATAAGGGACGGCGGCCACTCGCTGATCCCCATCGCGGTGCTGATCGCGCTGCTGATCTACGGGTTTACCCCGACCTATGCCGCCGGTTTCAGCATCGTCTCCGTCGTCATCGCGTCGTGGCTGTCGCCCCAACGGATGGGCCCGTGGGCGATCCTCGAGGCTTTGGCGCTAGGCGCCCGCAACATGATCAGCGTGGCGGTGCTGCTGGTGGCGGTCGGGCTGATCGTCAACGTCATCGGCACCACCGGCATCGGCAACACGTTCTCGCTGATGGTCACCGATTGGGCCGGCGGCAGCCTGATCATTACCCTGGTGCTGGTCGCGCTCGCCTCCCTGGTGCTCGGCATGGGGCTGCCGGTAACGGCGGCCTACATCGTCCTCGGCACCCTCTCCGCCCCGGCCATCTACGAGTTGATCGTCCAGAGCCATCTGATCGAAGCGGTGGCGTCCGGCGCGGTGCCCGAGGCGGCGCGGGCGGTGCTGATGCTGATCGATCCGCAAGCCGCCGGCGCGCTGGGGACGCCGATGGCGCCCGACCATGCGGCGGCGCTGATCGACAAGATCCCGCCGGACATGAAGGGCATGGTCATCCAGCAGACCCTCGACGCGGCGCTGCTCACCACCGCGCTCCTGTCGGCGCACATGATCATTTTCTGGCTGTCCCAGGACAGCAACGTGACGCCGCCGGTGTGCCTTACTGCCTTCGCCGCGGCCGCCATCGCCGGCACCCCGGCCATGGCCACCGGGCTTACCGCCTGGAAGATCGCCAAGGGCCTCTACATCGTGCCGCTGCTGTTCGCCTACACGCCGTTCCTGTCCGGCGACGTGATCGCGGCGCTGACCATTTTCGTGTTCGGCACCGCCGGCATCTACGCGCTGACCGCGGCCCTGCAGGGCTATGCGGAGGCGCCGCTCGGCTGGGTGATGCGCATCCTGTTCGCAGCGCTCGGCGTCGTGTTGCTGTGGCCGCTGGGCCTGTGGATCCACCTCGCCGGCGCGGCCGTTTTCGTGCTGCTGATGCTGCTCAATCTGAAGCTGGCCGGGCGGGGACGTCCTGCAACGCCGAGGCTGAGCTAA
- a CDS encoding TAXI family TRAP transporter solute-binding subunit: MIARRSVLMLLAAAVAATAGVTPLRAQEERSYIMGTATTGGTYYPVGVALATLIKVKLQPTENISISAITSAGSGENIKLMREDQAQFAILQGLYGAWAWNGTGQVKAEGPQKNLRSVTMLWQNVEHFVVRAGNVKSGDMSDMNNLKGSKFSIGQRNSGTEGSGRTILEGIGINPEAFDLAYLGYGPSAEALQNGTIEGANIPAGVPVSAIAQAAAALGSGMRVLDFTDEQVNQVNEEAGLELWTRYEIPAETYPGQSKPIMTIAQPNFLAVRADVDEEAVYKITKAIYENLAFLQGIHNATKVMAIEKAIAGLPFPLHPGAAKYYQEQGVNIPEKLMPPK; encoded by the coding sequence ATGATCGCACGGCGCTCTGTACTGATGCTGCTCGCAGCGGCGGTCGCTGCGACGGCGGGCGTCACCCCCCTCCGTGCGCAGGAGGAACGCTCCTATATCATGGGGACGGCGACCACCGGCGGCACCTACTACCCGGTCGGCGTCGCGCTCGCCACGCTGATCAAGGTGAAGCTACAGCCGACCGAGAACATCTCGATATCGGCGATCACCTCCGCCGGGTCGGGCGAGAACATCAAGCTGATGCGGGAGGACCAGGCCCAGTTCGCCATTCTCCAGGGCCTCTACGGCGCCTGGGCATGGAACGGCACCGGCCAGGTCAAGGCCGAGGGGCCGCAGAAGAACCTGCGCTCGGTGACCATGCTGTGGCAGAACGTCGAGCACTTCGTGGTTCGCGCCGGCAACGTCAAGAGCGGCGACATGTCGGACATGAACAACCTCAAGGGCAGCAAGTTCTCGATCGGCCAACGCAATTCCGGGACGGAAGGCTCGGGGCGGACGATCCTGGAAGGGATCGGCATCAATCCCGAAGCATTCGATCTCGCCTACCTGGGCTACGGACCAAGCGCCGAGGCGCTGCAGAACGGCACCATCGAGGGCGCCAACATCCCGGCCGGCGTGCCGGTCTCGGCGATCGCCCAGGCGGCGGCGGCGCTCGGCAGCGGCATGCGGGTCCTCGACTTCACCGACGAGCAGGTGAATCAGGTCAACGAAGAGGCGGGGCTGGAGTTGTGGACCCGCTACGAAATCCCGGCGGAGACCTATCCCGGCCAGTCCAAGCCCATCATGACCATCGCCCAGCCGAACTTCCTGGCGGTTCGCGCCGACGTGGATGAGGAGGCGGTCTACAAGATCACCAAGGCGATCTACGAGAATCTCGCTTTTCTGCAGGGGATCCACAACGCGACAAAAGTCATGGCGATCGAGAAGGCCATCGCGGGCCTGCCGTTCCCGCTGCATCCGGGCGCCGCGAAATACTACCAGGAGCAGGGCGTCAACATTCCGGAGAAGCTGATGCCGCCGAAGTAA
- a CDS encoding alpha-E domain-containing protein: MLGRTANNVYWLARHVERAENLSRLLASTYHMSLLPPGDGNGTRHWEAPLALCPDPSSFAARHDAVTAATVIDFMALDTDNPGSIRSSIRQARENAHATRNELTTEVWEAINQTYYELESLNYAKLLDRGFQEFFDWVRERSHLYRGAVFGTMRRGEAFTFSRLGTFIERADNTARFLSLKWGLLTPGASRPVAAEDYYRWGALLRAFSAFKAYREVYSVIIDPRRVAELLVLRRDMPRSLFACAGETLSILDDMRGNADCTRLARQIYTRMEVSRIDGILRSGLPRYLNEFVRRNSELDGLIGKEFMLVP, encoded by the coding sequence ATGCTGGGGCGCACGGCGAACAACGTCTACTGGCTGGCGCGCCATGTGGAGCGTGCCGAAAACCTGTCGCGGCTGCTGGCGAGCACCTACCACATGTCGCTGCTGCCGCCCGGCGACGGCAACGGCACACGGCACTGGGAGGCGCCTCTGGCACTCTGCCCCGACCCTTCCTCGTTCGCCGCGCGCCACGATGCGGTGACCGCCGCCACCGTTATCGACTTCATGGCGCTCGACACGGATAACCCCGGCAGCATTCGCTCCAGCATTCGCCAGGCGCGGGAGAACGCGCACGCGACCCGCAACGAGTTGACCACCGAGGTGTGGGAGGCCATCAACCAGACCTACTACGAGCTGGAATCTCTCAACTACGCCAAGTTGCTGGACCGCGGATTTCAGGAGTTCTTCGACTGGGTGAGGGAGCGCTCGCATCTCTACCGGGGCGCCGTGTTCGGCACCATGCGCCGCGGCGAGGCGTTCACGTTTTCGCGGCTCGGCACCTTCATCGAGCGGGCCGACAATACCGCCCGGTTCCTGTCGCTCAAGTGGGGCCTGCTGACGCCCGGCGCGTCGCGGCCGGTCGCCGCCGAAGACTACTACCGATGGGGCGCGCTGCTGCGAGCGTTCAGCGCGTTCAAGGCCTACCGGGAGGTCTATTCGGTCATCATCGACCCGCGGCGGGTGGCCGAGTTGCTGGTCCTGCGGCGCGACATGCCGCGCTCGCTGTTTGCATGCGCAGGGGAAACCCTTTCGATCCTCGACGATATGCGGGGCAATGCCGACTGCACCCGCCTCGCCCGTCAGATCTACACGCGCATGGAGGTTAGCCGCATCGACGGCATCCTGCGATCGGGTCTGCCCCGTTACCTGAACGAGTTCGTTCGCCGCAACAGCGAACTGGATGGTCTAATCGGCAAGGAGTTCATGCTCGTCCCATGA
- a CDS encoding transglutaminase family protein, whose amino-acid sequence MRLNIIHETHYRFQSSAQHSIQYLRLTPRPDPCQHVRNWRLSTPGKLRSWIDGFGNIAHISVQAGQHDEVAVVVRGEVETVDTAGIVSSDDGLPPLMFLRQTRFTTLGDSIRALAEPFRERIDDEGMIAGLHALMLSVNGTLDYRPGLSDVASTAAECIDNGHGVCQDFAHLFIACCRSLGVPARYVSGYLYDDGASRGTVASHAWAESYVDDLGWVSFDPTNGCSATESYVRLAVALDYDGASPVRGVRRGGGIEEMSVRVEVLSETQ is encoded by the coding sequence ATGAGGTTGAACATCATTCATGAAACCCACTACCGGTTTCAGTCGTCGGCGCAGCACAGCATCCAGTACCTGCGGCTGACGCCGCGACCGGATCCGTGCCAGCATGTGCGCAACTGGCGCCTGTCGACGCCGGGCAAGTTGCGGAGCTGGATCGACGGCTTCGGCAACATCGCCCACATTTCGGTACAGGCGGGTCAACACGACGAGGTGGCGGTGGTCGTGCGCGGCGAGGTCGAAACCGTCGACACGGCCGGCATCGTCTCTTCCGATGACGGCTTGCCGCCGCTGATGTTCCTGCGCCAGACCAGGTTCACGACGCTCGGCGACAGCATCCGCGCCTTGGCGGAGCCGTTCCGCGAGCGCATCGACGACGAGGGGATGATCGCGGGGCTGCACGCACTGATGCTGTCGGTCAACGGCACGCTCGATTATCGGCCGGGTCTCAGCGACGTCGCCAGCACGGCTGCGGAGTGCATCGACAACGGACACGGCGTCTGCCAGGATTTTGCGCACCTGTTCATCGCCTGCTGCCGTTCTCTCGGCGTGCCGGCGCGCTACGTCAGCGGCTATCTCTACGACGACGGAGCCTCCCGGGGCACCGTCGCCAGCCATGCCTGGGCCGAATCCTATGTGGACGATCTGGGCTGGGTGTCGTTCGACCCGACCAACGGCTGTTCCGCGACGGAAAGCTACGTGCGCCTTGCCGTGGCTCTCGACTATGATGGCGCGTCGCCGGTGCGCGGCGTCCGCAGGGGCGGCGGCATCGAGGAGATGAGCGTCCGCGTCGAGGTCCTCAGCGAGACCCAATAG
- a CDS encoding acetyl-CoA hydrolase produces MPRSIKPEDLPGLLRPGMTVYAPGLEGESALVVDALKATPDAAAGVRFTGVWLPGHNCTDYAGLHPEARSTAFFVGPELRDSFAAGRVGYVPVSYVGIYTHLRDREVVDLALLHVSPPDDAGRVSLGIANDFAPAILDMAGATVAHVNPLMPRTRGTTLAYAKLDYVIEAPCALAGRAAAVDPVFAAIGGHLASLIHDGDTVEVGIGGVQGVLSAFADKRNLAIHAGALTDAVLPLVQAGAIAERDDAITTGIAWGSDALYRFVRDDPRVRFAPVGWTHAIGTLAGIDRFTAINAAIEVDLLGQVNAEMIGGRQISSAGGITDFMRGARLSKGGFSVVALPATARRGTVSRVVPQLESGTAVSVARGDVDLVATEHGIADLRGLSVDARAEALIAIAAPTFRGDLAAAWHLRRSAM; encoded by the coding sequence ATGCCCCGGTCCATCAAGCCGGAAGACCTCCCCGGCCTGCTCCGCCCCGGCATGACGGTGTATGCGCCGGGGCTGGAGGGCGAATCGGCGCTCGTCGTCGACGCCCTCAAGGCGACGCCGGACGCCGCCGCCGGCGTCCGTTTCACCGGCGTCTGGCTCCCGGGCCACAATTGCACCGACTATGCCGGACTCCATCCGGAGGCGCGGTCGACGGCGTTCTTCGTCGGCCCCGAGTTGCGTGACTCATTCGCGGCCGGCAGGGTCGGCTATGTGCCCGTGTCGTACGTCGGCATCTACACGCATCTTCGGGACAGGGAGGTCGTCGACCTCGCCCTCCTGCATGTCTCCCCGCCGGATGACGCGGGGCGGGTCAGCCTCGGGATCGCCAACGACTTTGCGCCGGCGATCCTTGACATGGCCGGCGCTACCGTCGCCCACGTCAACCCGCTGATGCCGCGGACCCGCGGCACCACTTTGGCTTACGCCAAGCTGGACTACGTGATAGAGGCCCCCTGCGCGCTCGCCGGCCGCGCCGCCGCGGTCGACCCGGTGTTCGCCGCCATCGGCGGTCACCTCGCGTCGCTCATCCACGACGGCGACACCGTGGAGGTCGGCATCGGCGGCGTGCAGGGCGTGCTGTCGGCGTTCGCCGACAAGCGCAACCTCGCTATCCATGCCGGAGCACTGACCGACGCGGTACTGCCGCTGGTGCAGGCGGGCGCCATCGCCGAGCGGGACGACGCCATCACCACCGGCATCGCGTGGGGCTCCGACGCCCTCTACCGGTTCGTGCGCGACGATCCCCGCGTCCGCTTCGCGCCGGTTGGCTGGACCCACGCCATCGGCACCCTCGCCGGCATCGACCGCTTCACCGCCATCAACGCGGCGATCGAGGTGGATCTGCTCGGCCAGGTCAACGCCGAAATGATCGGCGGCCGCCAGATCTCCAGCGCCGGCGGCATCACCGACTTCATGCGCGGGGCCCGCCTGTCGAAGGGGGGTTTTTCCGTCGTTGCCTTGCCGGCCACAGCCAGGCGCGGCACGGTGTCCCGGGTCGTGCCGCAACTGGAGTCGGGCACCGCGGTGAGCGTCGCGCGGGGAGACGTGGACCTGGTCGCCACCGAACATGGCATCGCCGACCTCCGCGGCCTGTCGGTTGACGCCCGCGCCGAGGCCCTCATTGCCATCGCCGCCCCGACGTTCCGCGGCGACCTTGCCGCGGCTTGGCACCTGCGCCGCTCCGCCATGTAG
- a CDS encoding MarR family transcriptional regulator, whose protein sequence is MNASDKLVPLTSRGGLELWHRTLVSSVRSNLPDLSVRQMAILLTVYLTPPPHTVRGLASALGISKAAVTRGLNRLAALDFVRRKVDDDDRRSINVQRTVRGSVFLHDYGEMIAAHGDGRAVP, encoded by the coding sequence ATGAACGCTTCCGACAAGCTCGTCCCTCTGACGTCGCGAGGCGGGCTGGAACTGTGGCACCGTACCCTGGTGAGTTCCGTCCGCAGCAACCTCCCCGACTTGTCCGTCCGGCAGATGGCCATCCTGCTCACCGTCTATCTCACCCCGCCGCCGCACACGGTGCGCGGACTGGCGTCCGCCCTTGGGATCTCGAAGGCCGCCGTGACCCGCGGGCTCAACCGCCTGGCGGCGCTCGACTTCGTGCGGCGAAAGGTCGACGACGACGACCGTCGCAGCATCAACGTCCAGCGGACCGTCCGCGGCTCGGTCTTTCTCCACGACTACGGCGAGATGATCGCGGCCCACGGGGACGGGCGCGCGGTGCCGTAG
- a CDS encoding division/cell wall cluster transcriptional repressor MraZ yields MALLIGRFVNKIDAKGRISVPKAFRDSLSVQNSDFAGVYAFPHFKAAAIELCGESFMQQLTDRIDNLDMFSDARDDLTSILLESAHPLPFDPEGRITLPKELISHAHLDKEALIVGRSKSFLIWEPTLYKEHRALAFERARTTGATLKLRTPQEVAP; encoded by the coding sequence ATGGCTCTGCTGATCGGGCGATTCGTCAACAAGATCGACGCTAAAGGGCGAATATCCGTGCCGAAGGCTTTCCGCGACTCGCTGTCTGTCCAGAACTCCGACTTCGCAGGCGTCTACGCATTCCCGCATTTCAAAGCAGCAGCCATCGAGCTTTGCGGCGAATCCTTCATGCAACAATTGACGGACAGGATTGACAATCTTGATATGTTTTCGGACGCGCGCGACGATTTGACGTCTATCCTTTTGGAAAGCGCGCATCCTTTGCCGTTCGATCCGGAGGGCCGCATTACGCTGCCGAAGGAACTGATCAGCCATGCTCATCTTGACAAAGAAGCATTGATTGTTGGCCGCTCCAAGAGCTTCCTGATCTGGGAACCGACCCTTTACAAGGAGCACCGGGCGCTCGCCTTCGAGCGGGCCCGCACCACCGGCGCCACCCTCAAGCTGCGCACGCCACAGGAGGTCGCCCCGTGA